The nucleotide sequence ATGAAAGTAACGAATTAAAGTATCCATCAACATTTACTAATCCCACCTGCGAGTTGTGGAATGTCAAATCTAGTTAAACTAGTAATAGCACAACGTGAATTACTTAATAATATTTAGGTTCCTTAACAAAATAGTACAAGTCAATTACCGGTTTGTCGTGAATCCCAAGTTGAGCCCAGGTTATGACTTCAAGAAGCTCCTCTAGAGTCCCATAACCACCTGCATGCAATTTGCATAAGTTTTACGAGAATTTAATGCAAAAAACATAGGAGAGCAGAAACATTTAAGGTCATCTAATAAACTGGCTTCGCATCCGAAACAGATTCCCTACAATAATTATGGCACACAGTTACTAATCTTGACCCTTCAATCTAAACCAATGGTCAGATCATTTTTTATATAGTGAATGAGTAATCTAAATCGTCCGATTTCAAATCAATGGCCGAGATTGATTACATACTGCACCAAATTAAGATCCCTTCTCACCCTCTCTCTTCCCTCTATCTTGCAAGGGATCCCAAGAAAGAGTGAATGACAAGTTTTGTCTTTGTGTGCCTTGCCTTCTGCAACAGTCACTAATTTTCAGCATCTCAGAATGATAAGTACTGCCAGAAACAAAAGTCTTTGAAAAGAAGCACTATTTCATGACATGTACAGGTGCTATTTGAAAACATTATCTTGTGACAGTTATTCTTTTGCTTTACTTTCCTTTCTATATCAAAACCATGAGTAAGTTTGGTACAAAAACGTCATGATTCCAAGGAAAGTAGATGCAAAAAATGGTACTTCAACAAGAGAACCATAGTTTTTCAGAGTCAAAGCAGTTCAACATTTTAGCCAAATATGTTTAAGGATCTCAGGCAAAGTCAGGATCAGCCAGTTTTGAAGGACTCTCTAATCATCATAGCATTAGGATATATGAAGTCACATTGCAGCAGCAGTGTCACATTTAGTTGACTAATTatgatttgttgagagtgtacaattttttaatatgacaCCAACAGTGTATCAAAATTACCTTGGCAGCAACAATATTCATGATTAGGCATGGTAAACCTTTTAAGTcaaaaggattaaaaaaaaacaagtttgttAGCTTATTGAAGAAAGCATTAAAGACTGAGATATGGTCAATGCTACATGATAAAACTAAAGAAAGCTAGAAGCACTTTTGAAGTAAATTTCTACTACTTTCTGTAATGCAACCAAAGTAAGGTGTACTATTCTTTAGCTCAGGCTCAGACTAACCTGGTAAGGCAATAAAAGCATCTGAATGCTTAGCCATCTCTGCCTTCCTTTGATGCATATCTGCTACAGCTTTTACTTCTCCCACCGTTTCACCAGTTAGCTGCAAAAAGGATCCAATGGACAAAAAATGGAACagaaaataagaacaaaacaaaaaaaaaaaatcaaaaagtgAAGAGAtaataataaagagaaaaacaaaacacaaaagtGAAGAAAAATTCTAGCATAGTAGAAGCCACTGAAGTAAAACAAAAGAGTGAAAGAtccatttgtttattattacttttatcacactttgttttactttcactttgtttttttcttcctacccaaaagaaaataactttaacaaaaaaaaactgtgtAATTAACAAGAAGCTTAACTTAAAATACAGAACAGGGAAATAGGTATATATGAATAGAATATAGTATCAATGAAAAAAGTgaataataaaggaaaataattaaattaaagaagagacaataattaaaaacacTATAAGCTTTTCTCACATACCTCTCTAGGCATGAGTGTCTTGGGAATAACTCTGCAAGAGACAATAACATGACAAATAAATAGTGTGAATGGACAAAGAGACCAACATAATCAAGCACAATAGACTATTATGGtttactatttcataaaaatgaaaactttgaGGAAAAGAGATAAAGGGTCATACCCTATGACATGTCTTCCACCATCATGAACAGCTTGTGAAACCAAACCCATTAGACCAATGCTTCCTCCTCCATAAACTAGATCAATATTTCTTGACACCTTCACAAACCATTATGATTGATTGTGATAAGTCATAAtataaagtttgaaatgaaaaatggaTACTTTAAAAAGCTGAGAAAGGTCAAAGACCAtaggtataaaaaaaatatgaaaaaaacttTAGGATAGTTTAAACTTAAGAACATGTGATTAAGTAATgatccaaaaaacaaaaaaaaattatattttgcatcaaatAGAGAGACATAGTTTCAAGTTACAAAGTAACAAACATGTTATAAACACAAGGAACTGACCCAACTGAAATTTAGAAAGGAATTAGAATATTCAACATGTCATATCATAAAGTTTAACCATTTCCACTCCAtccacaaaaaacaaataagatttttttttttctctcaaaaaagaagaaaaaaaatcataatgtaagggaaaatcattaatattaatatataccaATTCATTTCCAAGTTCAATGGCAGCATCTTGATAACTACTTTTCTTGCCAGGACTACTTCCACAAAAGACACAAACCCTCTTGAACTTTGACACTCTTATCTCACCATTTGTCTCCATTTGTATTTGTTTCTTGCAACTTAGTAAAGCTTATAGCTATATCAACTAGTTTGTACTACTACTCACACTATGTGATGATGCA is from Medicago truncatula cultivar Jemalong A17 chromosome 1, MtrunA17r5.0-ANR, whole genome shotgun sequence and encodes:
- the LOC11421325 gene encoding cytokinin riboside 5'-monophosphate phosphoribohydrolase LOG3 isoform X2, with product MGLVSQAVHDGGRHVIGVIPKTLMPRELTGETVGEVKAVADMHQRKAEMAKHSDAFIALPGGYGTLEELLEVITWAQLGIHDKPVGLVNVDGYFNSLLSFIDKAVEEGFISPNARHIIVSAPTSKELVKKLEDYVPCHEGVASKLSWQMEQELAYPEEYNISR
- the LOC11421325 gene encoding cytokinin riboside 5'-monophosphate phosphoribohydrolase LOG3 isoform X1, translated to METNGEIRVSKFKRVCVFCGSSPGKKSSYQDAAIELGNELVSRNIDLVYGGGSIGLMGLVSQAVHDGGRHVIGVIPKTLMPRELTGETVGEVKAVADMHQRKAEMAKHSDAFIALPGGYGTLEELLEVITWAQLGIHDKPVGLVNVDGYFNSLLSFIDKAVEEGFISPNARHIIVSAPTSKELVKKLEDYVPCHEGVASKLSWQMEQELAYPEEYNISR